One segment of Triticum aestivum cultivar Chinese Spring chromosome 2A, IWGSC CS RefSeq v2.1, whole genome shotgun sequence DNA contains the following:
- the LOC123038296 gene encoding butyrate--CoA ligase AAE11, peroxisomal-like: MKGYLNNPEADAKALKGGWFMTGNVGVVHPDGYIKIKDRSKDVIISGGENICSKDLEHVLLQHPAVADTAVVGMPHWLWGETPCAFLVAKDKAAEVCNDEVVAFCRERSNKSEKLTCFAWKLTGLWAYIGTDT; encoded by the coding sequence ATGAAGGGATACCTCAATAACCCAGAGGCAGATGCGAAGGCCTTAAAGGGTGGGTGGTTCATGACCGGCAACGTTGGTGTCGTGCACCCGGATGGGTACATCAAGATAAAGGACAGGTCAAAGGACGTGATCATCAGCGGCGGTGAGAACATATGCAGCAAGGACCTGGAGCATGTGCTGCTCCAGCATCCGGCTGTGGCGGACACGGCGGTGGTCGGGATGCCTCACTGGCTTTGGGGCGAGACGCCGTGCGCGTTCCTCGTGGCGAAAGACAAGGCCGCCGAGGTATGCAACGATGAAGTGGTCGCCTTCTGCCGCGAGCGCAGCAACAAGAGTGAAAAGCTCACATGTTTTGCTTGGAAATTAACTGGTTTATGGGCATATATAGGTACTGATACATAA